The segment TCAGCTACCAACCGTCTGGTCAAGGGTGAAACCATCAGCATTTTCAACTATGGAAACTGCAAGCGTGACTTCACATATGTTGATGATATTGTTGAAGGCATCAGCAGAGTTATGGCCGGAGCACCAGAAAAGAAAACCGGTGAAGATAGTTTGCCGATTCCACCATATGCCGTATACAACATTGGCGGTGGTACACCAGAGAATCTGCTAAGCTACGTTAGCACGCTGCAGGAAGAATTAGTCAGAAGTGGCGTTCTTCCGGCAGATTATGATTTCGATGCTCACCGCAAACTTGTTCCGATGCAGGCAGGCGATGTTCCTGTTACATATGCAGACAGCACAGCACTGGAAAGAGATTATGGCTTCAGGCCAGGCATAAACATCAGAACCGGTCTCCGGAATTTTGCAGATTGGTATAAGAAATACTGGAATACCATCATGGGCGAATAGCTTCATCCTAAAAACAAAGGCAATACTGGCAACTTAGTGAACTGATGTTTGAGGCGCCCCAAATACGGTCTTAACACTGTATCAAGATCCGTCAGCCGCAGCCTAAAGAAAAATCAAATCGGGTGTCAAACGATTTCCGAGGCGAAGCGGAGTGAAGGCTATCGCTTGATTATTGCTGAATATCAGAATTCACTAACTTGCTAATATAGCCAAAACAAAATGCAGAATTCGGAAAAACGGAACGGTTGTTTCGCTTGCGCGGCATGCCGTTCCGCTTCAGCGGAACGCTCAGAGAGCTTGCTATTTGCTTAAGACAATATGTAATGGCCTCCCTCAACTTGTAGCACCGAGGATCATCCCAATATACTTATGTTGGTCTACAAAGCAGAGGGAAGTTGCACTCATACAAGAAAGGAAGGCCATTACAATGACAGTATACAACGTAGGAATCGACGCACACACCACCAATTTCACACTGGCTACCTGGGGGAAGGATGATCTCCGGGCCACTAACGTTAACACTTATTCCCCATCCGTTGAAAGCATCATCAAATACTGCAATGCGATCACTAAACAGCATGGGGATGATGCCAAAATCATTGTTGGATATGAAGCCGGATGCCTGGGATTCCAACTCTACAGGCAGCTGAAGGATCGTGGGATCGAGTGTGTAGTCATGGCTCCTTCAACAATTGTAGGTACCGAGGTCAATCGCCGCAGGAAAGTAAAGACGGATAAGCGTGACGCCATTGCGATCGCTGAGAGCCTTAAGAACAATCAATACAAAGCAGTATACGTTCCTGATGAAGAGGATGAAGCCGTCCGTGATTTCATCCGCATGAGAACAGATCACAAACAGGCATTGAAGAGAATCAAGCAGCAGATCTGTGCCCTCTGCCACAGGCATGGATATCACTATACGGAAGGCAGAAATTACTGGACGCAGAAACATCTGAATTGGCTGAATTCGCTGCCGCTCACAGGCGTGCTGAAGGAGACGCTGGATGAATATCTGCTGTCTTATGAGCACGCTGTAGAAAAGCTTACCCAGCTGGATGCGAGGATCGTCGAAATTGCAGAAACAGATAAGTACCGCGAGAAAGTACATAAGCTCATCTGCTTCAAAGGGATCAAAGAAATCACGGCACTGGCGCTGATCGTTGAGATTGGAGACTTCAGCAGATTCATTAAAGCAAAGGGATTTGCGTCATTCCTTGGACTGGTTTCCGGCCGGCTGGACAGTGGCGATCACAACACTGCTCTTCCGATCACCAGGCAGGGAAATACCTTTCTGCGGCGGCTTCTGGTCGAAGCGTCGCAATCATTCTCAAGGGCACGGCAAAGCAAATCCGCAGCACTGAAGAAACGCCAGGAAGGATGTGAAGAAGCCGTGATTGCCTACGCAGATAAAGCCAACGAGCGGCTGAGAAAGAGATATTACAAGCTTGTCCTCACCAATAAGAAATCTCACAATAAGGCAGTCACTGCGGTAGCGCGGGAACTTGCGTGTTTTATCTGGGGAATGATGACCGGGAACATTCACACAGCACTCGCATGATTACCTGCCTGCATGGATAAGGATTTGAGAAGCACAGTATATTGATTTCAGAAACAGGAAATAACCAGATACAGACGGGCATCGAGGGTATCGGGAAAGAGCCGCCGGAGCAACTGGACGGTTCAGCTATCTGCGATCTAACTTTTACGGCACAGATACTCCTTGTGAACCACGATTTAAGACAGCAGAGCTGGCGGCGAAACCATTGGCCTGTGGGGTGGGATGAGCAGCTGATCCCTGATACACGTATAACAGAATGGCTAAGTACCGCGAACTGTTACATTCGGAGCTCTTTCCCCGTGCCCTTGATCCGGTTGATTATCACTCCAGCCGCAAAAGAAGAATTAACAGAAGAGGATCGTTGATGATCAAGCATACCAACAGAAGTTTTTTCAGAGCACCTTAATTTATCACTTGACATCGGCCATTACATAACAGTTAGGATTACGCATGTTCTTGCCGTTGAACTCTAGACGGTATGCTTTACTGACCAGTCTGTCCAGGCAGGCATCTGCGTAGGTGTTGTCCTTGAAGATGCCGAACCAGTCTTTCAAAGGAAGCTGAGATATAACGATCGTCGATTTTCGTCCTTCTCTTGAGTCAATGAGTTCAAAGAGATTACGGCACACGTTTGGATCTAAAGGCATCAAACCAAAATCATCTAACACCAGCAGGTCCAGC is part of the Galactobacillus timonensis genome and harbors:
- a CDS encoding IS110 family transposase — protein: MTVYNVGIDAHTTNFTLATWGKDDLRATNVNTYSPSVESIIKYCNAITKQHGDDAKIIVGYEAGCLGFQLYRQLKDRGIECVVMAPSTIVGTEVNRRRKVKTDKRDAIAIAESLKNNQYKAVYVPDEEDEAVRDFIRMRTDHKQALKRIKQQICALCHRHGYHYTEGRNYWTQKHLNWLNSLPLTGVLKETLDEYLLSYEHAVEKLTQLDARIVEIAETDKYREKVHKLICFKGIKEITALALIVEIGDFSRFIKAKGFASFLGLVSGRLDSGDHNTALPITRQGNTFLRRLLVEASQSFSRARQSKSAALKKRQEGCEEAVIAYADKANERLRKRYYKLVLTNKKSHNKAVTAVARELACFIWGMMTGNIHTALA
- a CDS encoding ATP-binding protein translates to MSNDFCINALRQFKTVRYVKTSNILYEIEKADLNNQHLEYITSASQLDLLVLDDFGLMPLDPNVCRNLFELIDSREGRKSTIVISQLPLKDWFGIFKDNTYADACLDRLVSKAYRLEFNGKNMRNPNCYVMADVK